Genomic DNA from Salvia miltiorrhiza cultivar Shanhuang (shh) chromosome 1, IMPLAD_Smil_shh, whole genome shotgun sequence:
caaaaaaataaaaataaaaaatctaggCAACGAATCTTGCTGAAAGAATtcgaaaatttattttattttatttttatagtcgTTGTATTCAACAGcactctctcttttcttttattttttatttattgtatttttctTCTCTAAATACTATAATCCTCTACTTCAATTTTcacactaatttttttatattttgtttcaatTTATCTTCCTTTCATTTTATTGTGCTagaaaaaatgaaggataatTAGGAAAATTGGTGGAGCAACCACCCCCaaaattttaatgtaattttaattttttaattaatgtagtattaaattttaatttaattaaaaaatattaacaaaatTAAGAGCCCGAGCATAGATAATTCTATTGTGAGAAACTAGCTCAGAAATGGTTAAGATTATTTAAGAGCCCCCAAGGGACTCATGATTGGGAATGGTCTAAAATGGGAACACGAATGTAAGTAAAAAAGATATTTtaagtgaagaaaaaggataattttattaatagcctccattttattctttataatcactatttaaaataataattaaaattttacatgTATTTTGTCCTATATTTAACAAAGGAGGTTATTAAGGGCTATGAATATAATAACTCCAAAAAAAATGCGACAGTATAACCTATTAACTTTTCTTGGAGACAAACTACTTGGCCCTATATTGTACTCGGCCTATTTTAGGTACTTCATTTGTATTTTAAGAAATTTGTTGGACTACTTGAATTGGAATTCCAACTGGGCTAGTTGAAAACTTGAAGCAATATATGTCTGGTAGAAAGGGTAATGTCTGTGAGAGGTGAGACAATTTTCTAACAGAATTAATCAAATACTATATGGTATGGAAAATATCACTTTCATATTCCAATTTCCTTTCCTGCTATCAAAAATATTTTGagctattaattaaaaatagggTTAAAGTACAGATTAGCCCCTAAAGTGGACACCCCTATAGCGTTGGGCTCCCCAGACTCGACCGAGGCCCAAATAACTCCCCATAGCCCGTAGAAATACTACACTTAAGCCCACACCTTAAACGGCCCACTTAACGCCATTTTcttcgatttttaatttttttttatttttgcgtGGGCCCACCTAATGTTTACGCGGGTTACTCTACCAAGAACATGAATACGAAGagtcttcttccatttttcaAACCTACATTCTTCAGACTTCCTCTTGGTGCTCTGGCAATTTGTTCGTTCGATTTCTTCAAATCAGTGGAGTGCTCCGACGACGAAGATAATCAAATACTTCAAATATGTAAGTATTGCTTAAACTTGAGTGTTGTGAACAGTGTTTTCAGAGCATGCAAACCGTTGCAAATCATGTATTGAATGTTTACTTTGTGTTATTGTCGTGTTTTGGTTGTGCAGAATGATGCCTGGTTCGAAAGTGAATTTTGTTTTCAATTACTGGGGTTTTTGGAAGAAAGATGCTAAAACTGGTAAATTGTTATATGATGGCTGGAATTCGGAGAATATAGAAGATACTTTGGAAAATATGACTTTGGATAGAATTGTGAATGTATTCGAATCTTGCCTAAAATCTAAATCTAGGTTTGTGTATGCGGTTTATGAGGATCGTTCTATAGAAGATGGCCTAGTACTTCTTAGGAATGATAAGCATTGTGCAAAAGTGATAGAATACTTTGAACTTATTGGTCAAACAGAAATACTATTATTTGCTGACGCTGAGTCTGATCCTATGCCTAGTATTACACCACTTGAGTTATTTACTGATGATGAAATTGAGCGCATGAATGAAGCTAATGATGGGGTACGAGCAGAGGGTTTTCAGGTTGAGATTGGGGATGATGCTACTGTTACTGAATCAGGGTTAGAGAGAAAGGGTTCTGCTACTGAAATTGAGGCAGGGGAAGGGGTAGAGAGGGAGGCTATTCCTTCTGATTTTGGGGCAGGGGAAGGGGTAGAGAGAGAGGGTATTCCTACTGACTGGGGGGCAGGGGAAGGGATAGAGAGGGAGGCTAATCCTTCTGAATTTGGGGCAGGGGAAGAGGGAGACAGAGAGGCTATTCCTACTGACTTTGGGGCAGGGGAAGAGGGAGAGGGCGTAGAGAATGTTCAGGCAGAGGGCAATGAGGGCATGTGAAGGATCATCTGAAACTACATGTCAGTTTAGCTAAATGTAAGAGGGCTAAGAAGGAGATTAAAACTAAGTTGGAGGGTAGTTACAAACAAGAGTTTAATAGACTTGTTGGATATATTGAGAAGGTCAAAAAGCGTATGCCTGGAAGTAGAGTGGAGTTACAACTATCCACTGAACACCTAGAGAATAGAAGAAGAGTCTTCAAAAGACTCTTTGTTATGCTAGAACCATGCAAACTGAATTGGTTAGGAGGGTGTAGGCACATCATTTCACTCGATGGCTGCCACCTTAAAGGAGTTACATTTGTATGTCTTTTAACTGCTGTTGGGAAAGATGGAAACGATGGCATTGTTCCTATTGCATGGGCAGTAGTgaacaaagaaaacaagaacAATTGGAGATGGTTTTTGGGTTGGTTGAAGCAAGAAATGATGCTAGATGATGGAGGTGATGTTAGCATCATGTCAGACATGCAAAAGGTATGATATTACTTTACTTTGTTCATTTAACTGTTAATTATGTTTCTTCAATACAGTTTTTAACTTATTTGGTGCTTTAGGGATTGATGGAAGCTGTAAAAGAGGTTACTCCAGAAGCTGAGCACCGATGGTATGCAAGGCATATCTATGCCAACTGGAGCAAAAAGTGGAAGGGTGAGGAACTCAAAAAGAGGTTCTAGATTGCAGCATGGAGTTCATTCCACCAGGAGTACAAGCTCAACTTGGCCAAGATCAGTGCCATCAACAAGAAGGCAGCCCAAAATCTTCTGCAATACCCCCCTGAAAACTGGTGCAGAGCCTTCCAAACACCAAGGTGCTCAACTTACATGGTAGATAATAATATCTCTGAGTCTTTTAATGCTAGTATATCTGATGCAAGGCACAAACCAATCATTTCCATGCTTGAGGATATTAGGGTGATAGTGATGAATAGGATTAAGGACAGGAGGTGTTGGGTTGGTGGTTGGAAATCTGATTGGTGTCCCAATGCTTTGAAAGTGTTTGAAGCAAATAAACAATCCTCTGTTGACTGTAATGTTTTATGGAATGGGGATAATGCTTATGAGGTCAGTCATGCAGATGACAAACACATTGTGTTTGTTGATACAAGACAGTGTACATGCAGAGCATGGGACCTACATGGAATTCCTTGTGCTCATGCAATAGCTGCATGTTACTCATCCAAGATGGAGGGCCTTCAAAAGTGAAGAAAGATGCAGCTAAACCATTTAAGGCACCTAGAGGAAAGAATGTCATTTCAACTGTTGAATCTACAACAACTCGTTGAAATGACATTCTTCTTGCAAcaacttttgttttttttgaatTACATACATTGGCTTCTAGATGAATGATTTGGATTGGAATCTGAACTTGCTTTATTCTTGCAACAACTTATGTTTTTTGAATTACAGACATTTCGATTGTGGATGAATGATTTGGTTTGGAATTAATGCTATTGGTTTCATTACACAGATTGTGGTGTTTGGAAATTCTGCATTTTGTGTAGTTCTCTTATACTTGCACAAGTATAACTCCTGCTATTTCATAACAGTATAACACCTATTCCAAAACCACAAAAAATATGTGAATCAAACTCATCTCTTTCATTCATTGATTCAAGAACAAAATACAAAAGTAATGAAGGACTAacaattgaaaaaacacaaatttctTCATGATTGAACAACATAGCCTATCATCAACCAAGATAGTATCAAAACCATCACAACAATAAAAATTTTCCTTCTAACTCTCCTGCTTTCTTCCTTCAAGCCTTCGATTACATTCCAAAGATCACCAATTTCATTTTCCATATCCAT
This window encodes:
- the LOC131008983 gene encoding uncharacterized protein LOC131008983 encodes the protein MPGSRVELQLSTEHLENRRRVFKRLFVMLEPCKLNWLGGCRHIISLDGCHLKGVTFVCLLTAVGKDGNDGIVPIAWAVVNKENKNNWRWFLGWLKQEMMLDDGGDVSIMSDMQKGLMEAVKEVTPEAEHRWYARHIYANWSKKWKGEELKKSISDARHKPIISMLEDIRVIVMNRIKDRRCWVGGWKSDWCPNALKVFEANKQSSVDCNVLWNGDNAYEVSHADDKHIVFVDTRQCTCRAWDLHGIPCAHAIAACYSSKMEGLQK